The following coding sequences lie in one uncultured Fibrobacter sp. genomic window:
- a CDS encoding VOC family protein, whose product MKIEHIAIWVKDIDKVCEFYRKYFDGVVHPVYHNPAKQFTSRFVTFESGARLEIMHRPDIEPLSSSEHLGYAHLSFSVGSKEEVDLLTQQMSNDGIQVVGEPQTTGDGYYESVVLDPEGNRVEITI is encoded by the coding sequence ATGAAAATAGAACATATCGCCATCTGGGTAAAAGACATAGACAAGGTCTGCGAATTCTACCGAAAGTATTTCGATGGGGTAGTCCACCCAGTTTACCATAATCCGGCAAAACAATTCACCAGCAGGTTTGTTACCTTCGAAAGTGGCGCCCGGCTAGAAATAATGCACCGCCCTGACATAGAACCATTATCCTCTTCAGAACATCTCGGGTATGCACACCTATCTTTTTCTGTGGGTTCCAAAGAAGAGGTGGACCTCCTCACCCAACAAATGTCCAATGACGGTATCCAGGTAGTGGGAGAGCCACAAACCACCGGCGACGGGTATTATGAAAGTGTCGTTCTCGACCCCGAAGGCAATAGGGTAGAGATTACTATCTAG